The Paraburkholderia hospita genome includes a window with the following:
- the benC gene encoding benzoate 1,2-dioxygenase electron transfer component BenC, translated as MAHQMTLRFEDGVTRFIECEEGERVTDAAIRARINIPLDCRDGVCGTCKAICESGEYVLGDCVEDALSPEEATARKVLTCQMSPRSDCVIQIATNSDVSGTGPCSHRGRIVACHRASDTTIAFSVELENRADLSFLPGQYVNIRVPGTDQTRSYSFSSGPSEPHLSFLVRNVRQGMMSTWLCQTAKAGDPIEFRGPMGSFYLRPIERPVLFLAGGTGLAPFLSMLDKIVEDGGSPYPIHMILGVNSDADLVGIDRLEIDAQRLPNFTYACTVASPDSAHPSKGYVTHHISASQLNGGDADVYLCGPPPMVDAVRSFLSSEGLTPRNFYYEKFAGTGLVVQTGEERIAPVDVDEAFDLRMVLELGAAQLTMGRLSTEQLIIFRQLAEATAQFVSGRRFTDVPRYIEANHAFHMFTIEASGNAQLIALYRQLTVQDYIARALTDQIEIVGDIVQQHRDIVAAFELGDLNAARDVIALHALHSRATMSRALEHMAMVKTTPMVAAPPSLLSAVPESAPQVCPFTSRTLPPYSHELDWPEGLEPFKVVDDGSQGDPYEHYRWMREHAPVLRCQSATSDVWFLSRYDDVYQAIRNPKLFSSEVVSPPPLTFLTLFDAPDHSRLRKVVQPSFLPLALDPFIRQIAQRAEDLLDAMIAKGGGDVVNDFAIPLSISTISTMIDVPNEDEEKMKFWSDETFSYFGRLARNAPGTGTDEQSAQAFFAYLKRALERLVLTDSQSIGGHIARMWKDGLLSEKEAKELCAFVFIAGHDTTTILVANAFRMFAEQPDLLGRIRENPADADRFVEEVARYRGTVQRVSRITTEATTVAGVDLPKGAVVRLLLSAANRDSRKFAEGETFDIDRDSSGHLGFGNGMHKCLGAPLAKLETLIATKALARKVGDIAFDPARPIQYVRGNNLTNSGPEHMFVKLGGLSA; from the coding sequence ATGGCCCATCAGATGACCCTCCGTTTTGAGGACGGAGTGACCCGCTTCATCGAATGCGAGGAGGGCGAGCGCGTCACCGATGCCGCCATTCGCGCCAGGATCAATATTCCACTCGATTGCCGTGATGGTGTGTGCGGCACCTGCAAGGCGATCTGCGAGTCCGGCGAGTACGTTCTGGGCGACTGCGTCGAAGACGCGCTTAGCCCGGAGGAGGCGACCGCCCGCAAGGTTCTCACCTGCCAGATGAGCCCACGTTCCGACTGCGTGATCCAGATCGCCACGAACTCCGATGTCTCGGGTACCGGCCCATGCTCCCACCGCGGACGGATCGTCGCCTGCCATCGAGCGTCAGACACCACGATCGCCTTCTCGGTCGAACTCGAGAACCGCGCAGATCTCAGCTTCCTTCCTGGGCAGTATGTCAACATCCGGGTGCCCGGCACCGATCAGACACGGTCCTACTCCTTTAGCTCCGGGCCGTCCGAGCCGCACCTGTCCTTCCTTGTGCGCAATGTGCGTCAAGGGATGATGTCGACCTGGCTCTGCCAAACCGCCAAGGCAGGCGACCCAATCGAGTTTCGCGGCCCGATGGGAAGCTTCTACCTGCGCCCGATTGAACGGCCGGTGCTGTTTCTGGCGGGTGGCACGGGTCTCGCGCCGTTCCTCTCGATGCTGGACAAGATCGTCGAAGACGGCGGCAGCCCGTATCCGATCCACATGATCCTGGGTGTGAACAGCGATGCTGATCTGGTTGGCATCGACCGGCTTGAAATCGATGCGCAGCGGCTGCCGAACTTCACCTATGCCTGCACCGTGGCCAGCCCCGACAGCGCCCATCCCAGCAAGGGCTATGTGACCCACCACATCAGCGCCTCCCAGCTCAACGGTGGCGATGCGGACGTCTACCTCTGCGGCCCGCCGCCGATGGTTGATGCGGTACGCAGCTTCCTCTCGTCCGAAGGGCTGACGCCGCGCAATTTCTACTACGAGAAGTTCGCCGGCACCGGCCTGGTGGTCCAGACCGGCGAGGAGCGCATTGCTCCTGTTGATGTCGATGAAGCCTTCGACCTGCGCATGGTTCTCGAACTGGGGGCAGCTCAGTTGACCATGGGCCGGCTGTCGACCGAGCAATTGATCATCTTCCGCCAGCTCGCCGAGGCGACGGCGCAGTTCGTGTCCGGGCGGCGCTTTACCGATGTTCCTCGCTACATCGAGGCAAACCACGCTTTCCACATGTTCACGATCGAAGCTTCCGGAAATGCCCAGCTGATCGCGCTCTACCGGCAACTGACCGTGCAGGACTACATCGCTCGCGCGCTGACCGACCAGATCGAGATCGTCGGCGATATCGTCCAGCAGCACCGGGACATCGTCGCTGCCTTCGAACTGGGCGACCTGAACGCGGCGCGCGACGTGATCGCGCTGCATGCGCTCCATTCCAGGGCCACGATGAGCCGGGCGCTGGAGCATATGGCGATGGTCAAGACGACACCCATGGTCGCAGCGCCCCCCTCTCTCCTGTCTGCTGTGCCGGAGAGCGCGCCGCAGGTCTGCCCGTTCACGTCCAGGACCCTTCCGCCCTATTCACACGAACTGGACTGGCCCGAGGGGCTGGAGCCGTTCAAGGTGGTCGATGACGGCTCGCAAGGCGACCCCTACGAGCACTACCGCTGGATGCGAGAGCATGCGCCGGTGCTGCGGTGCCAGTCGGCGACTTCGGACGTGTGGTTCCTCTCGCGCTATGACGACGTCTATCAGGCAATCCGCAACCCGAAGCTGTTTTCCTCCGAGGTCGTCAGCCCGCCACCGCTGACGTTCCTGACGCTGTTCGATGCACCCGACCATTCGCGGTTACGCAAGGTCGTCCAGCCGTCCTTCCTGCCGCTGGCGCTCGATCCTTTTATCAGGCAGATCGCGCAAAGGGCGGAGGACCTGCTCGACGCGATGATTGCCAAAGGCGGCGGTGATGTCGTCAACGATTTCGCTATCCCGCTCAGCATCTCGACCATCTCCACGATGATCGACGTGCCGAACGAGGATGAGGAGAAGATGAAGTTCTGGTCGGACGAGACCTTTAGCTACTTCGGGCGCCTCGCCCGCAATGCGCCGGGGACGGGCACCGACGAGCAGAGCGCGCAGGCTTTCTTCGCTTACCTGAAGCGGGCGCTGGAACGGCTCGTTCTCACCGACAGCCAGTCGATCGGCGGGCATATCGCGCGCATGTGGAAGGACGGGCTGCTTTCGGAAAAGGAAGCGAAGGAGCTGTGCGCCTTCGTCTTCATCGCCGGGCACGACACGACGACTATCCTTGTCGCCAACGCTTTTCGCATGTTCGCCGAACAGCCGGATCTGCTGGGACGTATCCGCGAAAACCCCGCCGACGCTGACCGTTTTGTCGAAGAGGTGGCGCGCTATCGTGGAACGGTCCAGCGCGTGAGCCGCATCACCACCGAGGCGACCACCGTCGCGGGCGTTGATCTGCCCAAGGGCGCGGTGGTGCGATTGCTGCTGTCGGCCGCAAATCGCGACAGCCGAAAGTTTGCCGAGGGTGAGACGTTCGACATCGACCGCGACTCCAGCGGCCACCTGGGTTTCGGCAACGGCATGCACAAATGCCTTGGCGCGCCGCTCGCCAAGCTGGAGACACTGATCGCGACGAAGGCTCTGGCCCGCAAGGTCGGCGACATAGCGTTCGATCCGGCAAGGCCGATCCAGTATGTGCGGGGCAACAATCTGACCAATTCCGGGCCGGAGCATATGTTCGTGAAGCTGGGTGGCTTATCGGCCTAA
- a CDS encoding IS6 family transposase — protein sequence MKTLNPAVARVLKRLHYPLDVILTCVRWYVAYPLSLRHLEDMMAERGVSVDHSTVHRWAIKLLPALEKTFRGRKRPVGKSWRMDETYIRVKAEWRYLYRAVDKDGNTIDFLLRAHRDKTAARRYFEKSIVWNRAPETVTIDKSGANLAALEAINADRGAPIKIRQSKYLNNVVEQDHRAIKRRTRPMLGLKTFRCARIILSGIEVMHMIAKGQMKCARGTHSSAADQFYDLAI from the coding sequence ATGAAGACGTTGAATCCGGCGGTGGCCCGAGTGCTCAAGCGCCTGCATTATCCGCTCGACGTGATCCTGACTTGCGTGCGCTGGTACGTGGCCTATCCGCTGAGCCTGCGGCACCTCGAAGACATGATGGCTGAGCGCGGCGTTTCGGTCGATCATTCGACTGTGCACCGCTGGGCTATCAAGCTGTTGCCGGCACTGGAGAAAACGTTTCGCGGTCGCAAGCGGCCGGTTGGCAAGAGCTGGCGGATGGACGAAACATACATCCGCGTCAAGGCCGAATGGCGGTATCTTTACCGGGCCGTCGACAAGGACGGCAACACCATCGACTTTCTGCTACGCGCTCATCGGGACAAGACTGCTGCCCGGCGTTACTTTGAGAAATCGATCGTCTGGAACCGTGCTCCCGAGACGGTGACCATCGACAAAAGCGGCGCCAATCTCGCCGCGCTCGAAGCGATCAATGCCGATCGTGGAGCTCCCATCAAGATCCGTCAGTCCAAATATCTGAATAACGTGGTCGAGCAGGACCATCGGGCGATCAAACGACGAACGCGGCCGATGCTGGGGCTCAAGACATTTCGCTGTGCCCGGATCATTCTTTCCGGCATTGAGGTTATGCACATGATCGCGAAAGGACAGATGAAGTGCGCTCGCGGAACCCATTCGTCCGCCGCTGATCAATTCTACGACCTCGCAATATAA
- a CDS encoding LirA/MavJ family T4SS effector, with translation MPYPLRIGMAKEQFKQEIMEYYFPDLCKSSTESSYADDYAAIGAFLTRTDEVLHKLIPLENKLRELALENVKQLRASTSSLTKTDFDTKEVTRKILTRALLDVETQAGFSQAKSGLLHDNSVFGEGKGSQVTLTDKGRTTESKRGNAQDVSLPASVPKIIGNIHPTDFMVLLKHGYMFKDVGAESAHGEFTHRLQWYAIIKAQGELNLANKPIDLYKKMWFKSTLGTTNIPTNLKLYMWVALLDNLSSEKQALNLGTVAWTANTFNAPEDMNTALTRKNYRPEAQFKEQDSSNLFVLRKLLTARLEKRDVGGYDGGTDRYSKKKLVDGKAKTILAGRHTVGDTNLSDLKHVVVWIESL, from the coding sequence ATGCCTTACCCATTAAGAATAGGGATGGCGAAGGAGCAGTTCAAGCAGGAGATAATGGAATATTATTTCCCGGACCTTTGCAAAAGCAGCACGGAATCGAGTTACGCCGACGATTACGCCGCTATTGGCGCATTTCTGACGCGGACCGATGAGGTATTACACAAGCTGATTCCATTGGAAAACAAGCTGCGCGAATTGGCATTGGAGAATGTGAAACAGCTTCGGGCTTCCACGAGCTCGCTTACAAAAACGGACTTCGACACGAAAGAGGTCACCCGAAAAATATTGACGCGTGCATTGCTCGACGTCGAAACACAAGCTGGATTCAGCCAGGCCAAGAGTGGACTGCTGCACGACAACTCGGTTTTCGGCGAGGGGAAAGGCAGCCAGGTGACATTGACAGATAAAGGAAGAACGACCGAAAGCAAGCGAGGAAACGCACAAGACGTCAGTCTTCCAGCCAGCGTACCGAAGATTATCGGTAATATACACCCTACAGATTTCATGGTCCTGTTGAAGCACGGATACATGTTCAAGGACGTAGGGGCAGAATCTGCGCATGGCGAATTCACGCATCGATTGCAGTGGTATGCAATCATCAAGGCCCAGGGCGAATTGAATCTGGCCAATAAGCCAATCGATCTGTACAAGAAGATGTGGTTCAAGAGTACGCTCGGAACAACGAACATTCCGACTAACCTCAAGTTGTACATGTGGGTGGCCCTTTTAGACAACTTATCGTCGGAGAAACAAGCGCTCAATTTGGGGACCGTCGCGTGGACCGCGAACACATTCAACGCGCCCGAGGACATGAATACGGCATTGACACGCAAAAATTACAGACCGGAGGCGCAATTCAAGGAGCAGGACTCCAGCAACCTCTTTGTACTTCGCAAATTATTGACGGCGCGGTTAGAGAAGCGCGACGTTGGCGGCTACGACGGCGGCACCGATAGGTATTCCAAGAAGAAGTTGGTTGACGGTAAGGCAAAGACAATTCTTGCGGGCAGACATACCGTGGGAGACACCAATCTGAGCGACCTGAAGCACGTCGTGGTTTGGATCGAAAGCCTGTAA
- a CDS encoding SET domain-containing protein — protein sequence MQQRRITARRSSVHGKGLFALRPIAAGERLIEYTGELTNWRRAAARQRADAGHTFVFGLADGRVIDGSRGGNSARFLNHACVPNCEAIESGDRVFIHALADIAPGCELFIDYALAVDGEPTDEIRRQYACRCGSTGCRQTMLSVSDG from the coding sequence GTGCAACAGAGACGGATAACTGCACGACGCTCGTCAGTGCATGGCAAAGGGCTCTTCGCGCTACGGCCCATCGCTGCCGGCGAGCGGCTTATCGAGTACACGGGTGAGCTGACCAACTGGCGGCGGGCCGCCGCGCGCCAGCGCGCCGACGCTGGCCACACGTTCGTCTTCGGACTCGCGGACGGACGGGTGATTGATGGCAGCCGCGGCGGCAACAGCGCACGCTTCCTGAACCACGCATGCGTACCGAATTGCGAAGCCATTGAGTCGGGCGATCGTGTCTTCATTCATGCGCTCGCCGACATCGCGCCCGGCTGCGAGTTGTTTATTGACTATGCGCTGGCCGTCGACGGGGAACCCACCGATGAGATCAGGCGACAGTATGCGTGCCGTTGTGGTTCAACGGGATGTCGGCAAACCATGCTCAGCGTGTCAGATGGTTGA
- a CDS encoding HU family DNA-binding protein produces the protein MNKHELIDAVAATTGESKASTGETIDAILETVTAAVTRGETVQLIGFGSFSTGARAERTGRNPSTGETITIPAAKTVKFAAGKAFKDAVNTP, from the coding sequence ATGAACAAACACGAATTGATTGACGCCGTTGCGGCTACCACAGGCGAAAGCAAGGCCAGCACGGGCGAAACCATTGATGCCATTCTCGAGACCGTCACGGCTGCAGTCACGCGCGGCGAAACAGTCCAACTCATCGGATTCGGCTCGTTTTCGACGGGTGCGCGCGCTGAACGTACTGGCCGTAATCCGTCGACGGGCGAAACCATCACCATTCCGGCGGCGAAGACCGTCAAGTTCGCTGCAGGCAAAGCGTTCAAGGACGCAGTGAATACCCCGTGA
- a CDS encoding DUF1488 family protein: MDTLEVAPQVLAGRGISFSLPGPQGTVECVVTIRALQDCFWLEPNADDTRMLRAFRNGYGCIRAIAERKVLAHPSTHLELTAADFARP; the protein is encoded by the coding sequence ATGGACACCCTTGAAGTCGCCCCTCAGGTACTTGCCGGCCGCGGCATATCGTTCAGCCTTCCCGGTCCCCAGGGGACGGTCGAATGCGTGGTCACGATCAGGGCACTGCAGGACTGCTTCTGGCTTGAACCTAACGCCGATGACACCCGGATGCTGCGTGCCTTCCGCAATGGCTATGGCTGCATCCGTGCGATCGCCGAGCGCAAGGTGCTGGCGCATCCATCCACGCATCTCGAACTGACGGCCGCCGATTTCGCGCGCCCGTGA
- a CDS encoding site-specific integrase, which yields MQKWPDPIPAPPASEPPPGFPDADELAVLRAWYAGLPVRQAVARYLPACLGGGKSARGVLGQIRRRLVALARAAHRGDLAGLLDHPSAAREQHAKAVGHAIDALRTARPPAPRIADDIAHWFAPRAVRVLNAHGITTLADLTVRIPRRRQWWKAVPGLGVASARAIEAFFAAWPALTEKARALVVTRQRNDIVPWEAIRLPHEVDGTAGTFRAPRATCTLDATNDYQAVQTWLALHESPATQRTYRKEAERLILWAIVEHGRALSSLTTEDAIAYRAFLRQPSPRARWVGPGRARTSPDWRPFNGSLSTRSVAHALSILGALFRWLVEQRYVLANPFAGVKVRGSSPTALDASRAFTDGEWALVRTMADGLEWSYGWSAPAAQRLRFLLDFGYATGLRSSELVGATLGQAETDARGEHWLRVTGKGKKSARVALPPLAWDGLARYLAERELPVVPVRWHPATPIIGALETDSDSAISSARLWVVIRRFFLLAAKAIEADHAPLADKLRRASPHWMRHTHATHALGSGAELTAVRDNLRHASVSTTSIYLHSDEVKRARQFAEAFAARK from the coding sequence ATGCAAAAATGGCCTGACCCGATTCCCGCCCCGCCCGCCAGCGAACCTCCTCCCGGCTTTCCCGATGCGGATGAACTCGCCGTGCTGCGCGCGTGGTACGCGGGCCTGCCCGTGCGGCAGGCCGTCGCGCGCTATCTGCCCGCATGTCTGGGTGGCGGCAAGTCGGCGCGCGGCGTGCTCGGCCAGATCCGTCGCAGGCTCGTCGCGCTCGCGCGCGCCGCGCATCGCGGCGATCTCGCTGGACTGCTGGACCATCCATCTGCCGCGCGCGAACAGCATGCGAAAGCCGTGGGTCACGCCATCGACGCGCTGCGCACGGCGCGCCCGCCGGCACCCCGGATCGCGGACGACATCGCACACTGGTTCGCACCGCGCGCGGTACGGGTGTTAAACGCACACGGCATCACGACGCTCGCGGATCTGACCGTGCGCATTCCGCGCCGGCGCCAGTGGTGGAAGGCGGTGCCCGGACTCGGCGTGGCCAGCGCACGCGCCATTGAAGCGTTCTTCGCCGCATGGCCTGCCCTCACGGAGAAAGCACGCGCGCTGGTGGTCACCCGCCAGCGCAACGACATCGTGCCGTGGGAAGCGATCCGCCTGCCGCACGAGGTCGACGGGACAGCCGGTACCTTCCGCGCGCCGCGTGCAACCTGCACGCTCGATGCAACCAACGACTATCAGGCGGTGCAGACCTGGCTCGCGCTGCACGAATCCCCCGCGACCCAGCGTACCTACCGCAAGGAGGCCGAACGCCTGATCCTGTGGGCCATTGTTGAGCACGGCCGCGCGCTGTCCTCGCTCACCACCGAGGACGCCATCGCCTACCGCGCCTTCCTGCGGCAGCCCTCGCCCCGCGCGCGCTGGGTCGGTCCGGGGCGGGCCCGCACCTCACCCGACTGGCGACCCTTCAATGGGAGTCTCTCCACGCGCTCGGTGGCCCACGCGCTGTCGATCCTCGGCGCGCTGTTCCGCTGGCTCGTGGAGCAGCGCTACGTGCTGGCCAATCCGTTCGCGGGCGTCAAGGTGCGCGGCAGCAGTCCGACCGCGCTCGACGCCTCGCGCGCCTTTACGGACGGCGAGTGGGCACTGGTGCGCACGATGGCCGACGGGCTCGAATGGTCCTACGGCTGGAGTGCACCCGCGGCGCAGCGGCTGCGTTTCCTGCTCGATTTCGGCTATGCAACGGGGCTCCGGTCCAGTGAACTGGTTGGCGCGACCCTGGGCCAGGCGGAAACGGACGCGCGCGGCGAGCACTGGTTACGGGTTACCGGCAAAGGCAAGAAATCCGCGCGCGTCGCGCTGCCGCCGCTCGCGTGGGATGGACTGGCGCGCTATCTGGCTGAACGCGAATTACCCGTCGTGCCCGTGCGCTGGCATCCGGCAACCCCCATCATCGGCGCCCTGGAAACGGACAGCGACTCGGCCATCAGCAGTGCGCGCCTGTGGGTCGTGATACGACGGTTTTTCCTGCTGGCGGCGAAAGCGATTGAGGCCGACCACGCGCCGCTTGCGGACAAGCTGCGGCGCGCCAGTCCGCACTGGATGCGGCACACCCACGCCACGCACGCGCTGGGCAGCGGCGCGGAACTCACCGCGGTGCGCGACAATCTTCGTCATGCGTCCGTCTCCACCACCTCGATCTACCTCCACAGCGATGAGGTCAAACGGGCACGCCAGTTTGCAGAGGCGTTCGCCGCGCGAAAATGA
- a CDS encoding GNAT family protein yields the protein MSREIQMINTIASKDLRRIIGQSVDPTVTGPVLVRSDIPEGPVALTPTRHYYCDGRLLAYEITDAEAFLTLLRQAKAEHGDHGATVLLPAVELFRNRRLFVSHDGMAVFALGNTEDTRGYLSSVCKSPNYPGSMTQLLQLAIQEGANHLYCFDTCLTAYYRRLGFRPVCRVSFEMFGEPCDWNRETFRAYGPAGKAGCPDVNYFCYEPCQPLSCAADPVDVALVSTDIPYASSLQQAKDILKGEVDRVSALH from the coding sequence ATGAGCAGAGAGATCCAGATGATCAACACTATTGCTTCGAAAGACCTGCGCAGAATCATTGGCCAAAGCGTCGACCCCACTGTCACCGGACCGGTATTGGTTAGAAGTGACATCCCCGAGGGACCCGTAGCATTGACGCCGACGCGTCACTACTATTGCGATGGGCGTCTTTTGGCGTACGAGATCACCGACGCTGAAGCGTTCTTGACGTTGCTTCGGCAAGCCAAGGCCGAACATGGTGATCACGGCGCCACTGTGCTACTTCCTGCCGTTGAACTCTTCCGGAACAGGCGGCTATTCGTGTCACACGATGGCATGGCGGTATTCGCCCTCGGCAACACGGAAGACACGCGCGGCTATCTCTCCAGTGTATGCAAATCGCCGAATTACCCAGGATCCATGACACAACTGCTTCAGCTGGCGATCCAGGAGGGCGCCAACCACCTGTACTGCTTCGATACATGCCTGACGGCTTACTATCGCAGACTGGGTTTCAGGCCGGTATGTCGCGTTTCGTTCGAGATGTTCGGCGAACCATGTGACTGGAATCGCGAAACGTTCCGCGCATACGGACCCGCCGGGAAAGCGGGTTGCCCGGACGTGAACTACTTCTGCTATGAGCCCTGCCAGCCGCTGTCATGCGCGGCCGATCCAGTCGACGTGGCTCTCGTCAGCACCGACATCCCGTACGCTTCGTCGCTGCAGCAGGCCAAAGACATCCTGAAAGGAGAAGTGGACAGAGTATCGGCGTTGCACTAA
- a CDS encoding universal stress protein yields MTPFDRILLCYDGTPEGRQALRCGAALARELQAETHLLAVVDSSWWTSGYDVLSSMAFEMDEDAARSILEEGTNRLSNCGLTVQGQYCVGDPIDRIATIAGNLRVDLIVIGHHRAGPFARWWTGERHAQLLDRVACGVLFEISR; encoded by the coding sequence ATGACGCCATTCGACCGCATACTGCTTTGCTATGACGGGACACCGGAAGGACGTCAAGCACTCCGTTGCGGTGCAGCACTTGCACGCGAACTGCAAGCAGAGACGCATCTGTTAGCGGTGGTTGATAGCTCGTGGTGGACGAGCGGATACGACGTGCTGTCATCGATGGCGTTCGAGATGGACGAGGACGCGGCAAGATCGATTCTCGAGGAAGGTACCAACCGACTGTCGAATTGCGGACTCACGGTGCAAGGACAATATTGCGTCGGGGATCCCATCGACAGGATTGCCACGATTGCCGGGAATCTAAGGGTTGATCTGATTGTCATTGGACATCATCGCGCCGGACCGTTCGCCCGTTGGTGGACTGGCGAACGCCACGCACAGTTGCTGGATCGCGTCGCCTGCGGGGTTTTGTTTGAGATATCACGCTGA
- the phaP gene encoding TIGR01841 family phasin (Members of this family are phasins (small proteins associated with inclusions such as PHA granules). Note that several different families of phasins have been named PhaP despite very little sequence similarity to each other.) has translation MLTPEQVAATRKANLDILFGLGNQVVESVEKLAELNMQVTRSTLADSFDLAQKALSVKEPQDWLALKDSLAAPTAEKVQSYNRQLFDIMLSTQTEFAKVAQTQCEAYVRQMQSVVEDVAKNAPAGSEAAVAALDSAIKAAQTLVETVQKTGQQAVEVARSNLDMAAAAASRNTKCASEPVSQAAKR, from the coding sequence ATGCTGACCCCGGAACAGGTAGCAGCAACGCGGAAGGCCAACCTCGACATCCTGTTCGGCCTGGGCAACCAGGTCGTCGAAAGCGTTGAGAAACTGGCTGAACTGAACATGCAGGTGACCCGCTCGACGCTGGCGGATTCGTTTGATCTGGCGCAGAAGGCACTATCCGTGAAGGAACCGCAGGACTGGCTCGCGCTGAAGGACAGCCTCGCCGCGCCGACGGCAGAAAAGGTGCAAAGCTACAACCGGCAACTGTTCGACATCATGTTGTCGACCCAGACCGAATTCGCGAAAGTCGCGCAGACGCAATGCGAAGCGTACGTCCGCCAGATGCAGTCGGTAGTGGAGGATGTCGCCAAAAACGCGCCGGCTGGCTCGGAGGCGGCCGTCGCCGCGCTGGACTCCGCGATCAAGGCGGCCCAAACGCTGGTCGAAACCGTACAGAAAACCGGCCAACAAGCGGTCGAAGTCGCCAGAAGCAACCTTGACATGGCCGCGGCGGCCGCATCAAGGAACACCAAGTGTGCGAGCGAACCGGTATCACAGGCCGCAAAGCGATAG